One genomic segment of Clostridium saccharoperbutylacetonicum N1-4(HMT) includes these proteins:
- the nagB gene encoding glucosamine-6-phosphate deaminase, which translates to MKLIVVENYEEMSRVAADKIKAVVNENPNAILGLATGSTPVGTYKELIEMNKNNEIDFSQIKTVNLDEYIGLGEKDPQSYRYFMNENLFNHINIKKENTFVPNGLAKDIEEEAKNYDMKIDELGGIDIQILGIGSNGHIAFNEPADALTSGTHLTQLTESTIAANSRFFNSIDEVPKTALTMGVGQIMKSKRILLLANGDSKADAVKEIFSGKITSKNPATMLQMHKDVTVIVDKKVGELIKNN; encoded by the coding sequence ATGAAACTAATTGTCGTTGAAAATTATGAAGAAATGAGCAGAGTTGCAGCAGATAAAATAAAGGCTGTAGTTAATGAAAACCCAAATGCAATCCTTGGACTAGCAACTGGAAGCACTCCAGTGGGAACTTACAAAGAACTTATTGAAATGAATAAAAATAATGAAATAGATTTTTCTCAAATTAAGACTGTTAATTTAGATGAATATATAGGATTAGGTGAAAAAGATCCTCAAAGTTATAGATATTTTATGAATGAAAATTTATTTAATCATATAAACATAAAAAAGGAAAATACTTTTGTACCTAATGGATTAGCAAAAGATATTGAGGAAGAGGCTAAAAATTACGATATGAAAATTGACGAGTTAGGTGGAATAGATATACAAATTTTAGGAATAGGAAGCAATGGACATATAGCATTTAATGAACCTGCTGATGCATTGACTTCTGGCACACATTTGACTCAATTAACTGAAAGTACAATTGCTGCCAACTCAAGATTTTTTAACTCAATCGATGAAGTACCAAAAACAGCATTGACAATGGGAGTAGGTCAAATTATGAAATCAAAGAGAATCTTATTGCTTGCCAATGGTGATAGTAAAGCTGATGCAGTAAAAGAAATCTTTTCTGGAAAGATAACTAGCAAAAATCCAGCAACTATGCTTCAAATGCATAAAGATGTTACTGTAATAGTAGATAAAAAAGTAGGAGAATTAATTAAAAATAACTAA
- a CDS encoding MurR/RpiR family transcriptional regulator: MLDITKLFGDIKLTTLEESVITYILTNLDSCMEEGIRGIAKKTYTSTSTIMRLSKKLGYNGFVELVYSLKLKLSTEDSSEFINAIENKQIFATNYENAVDDFIDYIEKGNILISGEGFSELVSKYMYMKLLVLGKKSVLSTFIDFDILFDNHVETIYSVMLISKSGEGGHCVKTCMLAKERNLKVISFTGNAQSTLAKNSDITFIIPDCEKLDNDNYYPNPFFGYCIETFELVIYKYFSKYNVKPRTSKNT, from the coding sequence ATGCTTGATATAACAAAATTGTTTGGAGATATAAAACTCACGACTCTCGAAGAAAGCGTAATTACATATATATTAACTAATCTTGATAGTTGCATGGAAGAAGGTATAAGAGGAATAGCAAAAAAAACATATACTTCTACTTCAACAATAATGCGACTATCAAAAAAACTTGGCTATAATGGTTTTGTAGAATTAGTATATTCACTTAAACTAAAATTATCCACCGAAGATAGCAGCGAATTTATTAATGCTATAGAAAATAAACAAATTTTTGCGACTAATTATGAAAATGCTGTTGATGATTTTATTGATTATATAGAAAAAGGAAATATATTAATATCTGGAGAAGGTTTTTCAGAACTTGTTTCAAAGTATATGTATATGAAACTCTTAGTTCTTGGTAAAAAGAGCGTACTATCAACTTTTATAGATTTTGATATTCTTTTTGATAACCATGTAGAAACAATATATTCAGTTATGCTTATTTCAAAATCAGGTGAAGGTGGTCATTGTGTAAAAACCTGTATGCTTGCAAAAGAAAGAAATTTAAAAGTAATTTCATTTACTGGAAATGCCCAAAGTACACTAGCCAAAAACTCTGATATCACTTTCATAATTCCAGACTGCGAAAAATTAGATAATGACAACTATTATCCTAATCCTTTCTTTGGATACTGCATTGAAACTTTCGAGCTTGTAATTTATAAGTATTTTTCAAAATATAATGTTAAGCCAAGAACATCCAAAAATACATAA
- a CDS encoding N-acetylmuramoyl-L-alanine amidase family protein: protein MFRRTKKIASLLLASASVVSLMPTAAFAADVKKVDSQDGTVYNAVAYKDGKVYIDAEINDKDEASYYLVGGKYNELSDIDAGSDTATYGTKYVNLSDGDNFVDLTNGKVTDESIDENTRDDAATNLKKKVKADTDGRYLKDGNKYAADYVQTIDETNDIPNAKFGESWYYVKLANKDATNGFAAQSSNGVATLNVFTDDNGNYIDADYNLGKIKVTTTTASVVKSEYIENTNDTYDTASSKDSLSATVAQDKVIGQDKDYIYRIVTVTVKNTDNHSTIYEIGGKSISDSNVYRPVTNGYEFTAVQKISKAQNSDEIGGAKYAKTVTTYIICDEDGKKASDDFASYTNFAIANGKVTGYTISGSKVKIQTAELKSDNGLYYTDLNDSSDEDIEDSSNCVEVDANGNVWRLDSGNIYQWDNDSDWNKVYKVDGSFNKMSVYDADNIVAWNEDDEVYAVIGGKTDTKDADTTTSAAVTTTTATGWAKAADGTWHYVKADGTNATDWLQDGANWYYLNTAGVMQTSWVSDNGNWYYLNASGVMQTGWVNDNGTWYYLNASGAMLSNTTVDGYVLGANGAWIN from the coding sequence ATGTTTAGAAGAACAAAAAAAATAGCTTCATTATTATTAGCATCAGCGTCTGTTGTATCTTTAATGCCAACAGCTGCTTTTGCTGCAGATGTAAAAAAGGTAGACTCACAGGATGGTACTGTTTATAATGCAGTAGCTTATAAAGATGGTAAGGTTTATATTGATGCAGAAATCAATGATAAAGATGAAGCCTCTTATTATTTAGTTGGTGGAAAATACAATGAATTATCAGATATTGATGCTGGATCTGATACAGCAACTTATGGAACTAAATATGTAAATCTTAGTGATGGAGATAACTTTGTTGATTTAACAAATGGTAAAGTTACAGATGAATCTATTGATGAGAATACAAGAGATGATGCTGCAACTAATTTGAAAAAGAAAGTTAAAGCTGATACAGATGGAAGATATCTTAAAGATGGAAATAAATATGCAGCAGATTATGTACAAACAATAGATGAAACAAATGATATTCCAAATGCTAAATTCGGAGAATCATGGTATTATGTTAAATTGGCCAATAAAGATGCAACAAATGGATTTGCTGCTCAATCATCTAATGGTGTTGCTACTTTAAATGTATTTACTGATGATAATGGAAATTATATTGATGCTGATTACAATTTAGGAAAAATAAAAGTTACAACAACTACAGCATCAGTTGTTAAATCAGAATATATAGAAAATACAAATGACACATATGATACAGCATCATCAAAAGATTCACTTTCTGCAACTGTAGCACAAGATAAAGTAATTGGACAAGATAAGGATTATATATATAGAATAGTTACAGTAACTGTTAAAAATACGGATAATCACTCTACAATTTATGAAATAGGTGGAAAATCAATCTCTGATTCCAATGTATATAGACCTGTAACTAATGGATATGAGTTCACAGCAGTTCAAAAAATATCTAAGGCTCAAAACTCTGATGAGATTGGTGGAGCTAAATATGCTAAAACAGTTACAACTTATATAATTTGTGATGAAGATGGGAAAAAGGCTAGTGATGATTTTGCTAGTTATACAAATTTTGCTATAGCTAATGGAAAAGTAACTGGGTATACAATTTCAGGTAGCAAAGTTAAAATACAAACAGCAGAATTAAAATCAGATAATGGTTTATATTACACTGATTTAAATGATTCATCAGATGAGGATATTGAAGACAGTTCAAACTGTGTTGAAGTTGATGCTAATGGAAATGTTTGGAGATTAGATAGCGGAAATATTTATCAATGGGATAATGATTCTGATTGGAATAAAGTATATAAAGTAGACGGATCATTTAATAAAATGTCTGTTTATGATGCAGATAATATAGTTGCTTGGAATGAAGATGATGAAGTTTATGCAGTAATCGGAGGAAAAACTGATACTAAAGATGCAGATACAACTACTTCAGCAGCAGTTACAACTACTACTGCTACAGGATGGGCTAAAGCTGCAGATGGAACTTGGCACTACGTTAAGGCAGATGGAACTAATGCTACAGATTGGTTACAAGATGGAGCTAATTGGTATTATTTAAATACAGCAGGAGTTATGCAAACTAGTTGGGTTAGTGACAACGGAAATTGGTATTATTTAAATGCATCAGGAGTTATGCAAACAGGTTGGGTTAATGATAATGGAACTTGGTACTACTTAAATGCATCAGGTGCAATGCTTTCTAATACAACTGTTGATGGTTATGTATTAGGAGCTAATGGAGCTTGGATTAATTAA
- a CDS encoding TetR/AcrR family transcriptional regulator, with product MECMKEKILNQAIKMFKEKDFGKVSIDEICDECGVTKGSFYHHYKSKNDLLISYYNTLIKKDTYTIMNEIITIDSTYEQLWKAIELYFIESMLEIGPNLFKNVIITDILERNELIHLYMGSNERLKEYFELLIKLIVKGQHNGEIRNSFSSDELLSSYFAGVLGIFVKWSSSGGTFDEKAELRKLFEIIFKP from the coding sequence ATGGAATGCATGAAAGAGAAAATATTAAATCAAGCAATAAAAATGTTTAAAGAAAAGGATTTTGGAAAAGTGTCAATAGATGAGATATGTGATGAATGTGGAGTGACAAAAGGTTCATTTTATCATCATTATAAATCTAAAAATGATTTACTTATAAGTTACTATAACACATTAATAAAAAAAGATACTTATACCATTATGAATGAGATTATTACTATAGATTCAACTTATGAGCAATTATGGAAAGCTATAGAACTATACTTTATAGAAAGTATGTTAGAAATTGGACCTAACTTGTTTAAAAATGTAATAATAACTGATATACTTGAAAGAAATGAATTGATTCATTTATATATGGGTAGTAATGAGAGGTTGAAAGAATATTTTGAATTATTAATAAAGTTAATTGTAAAAGGTCAACATAATGGTGAAATAAGAAATAGTTTTAGTTCAGATGAATTATTATCTAGCTATTTTGCAGGTGTATTGGGCATATTTGTAAAATGGAGTTCTTCTGGAGGTACTTTTGATGAAAAAGCTGAATTGAGAAAATTATTTGAGATTATATTTAAACCATAA
- the glgD gene encoding glucose-1-phosphate adenylyltransferase subunit GlgD: MNTNRVSGIIDNLNCHGDLNDLIAHRPLAMLPFDCKYRLLDFQLSNVINANIQALFLLMNQDDMQSVFDHINGGKEWGLDSLRNKFIMHFNKKNQEGEYEQGFISHIVDYLRKSSSEITVIMGSKMLCNIDLKAIIKIHKHSNRDMTVVYKRVTSENISCDNLLIDLQSDGNISLSDNCKEKLEPNEKYNLCMDIFIVRTEWLIKVLENYDEKAESIIKILREKINTISCMNYEYTGYLSNIYDIQSYYRANMDMLKSSKFNSLLYSNQKIYTKLANEVPTYYAQNSIVNNSHFASGSIVDGTVVDSLIARRCKISESAIIEQSIIMASANIKKNAYIKNAILDKNVIVDEGVRIIGADTNPIIIKKDSHVKNDIVNRRNL, translated from the coding sequence ATGAATACTAATAGAGTAAGTGGGATAATTGATAATTTAAATTGTCATGGAGATTTAAATGATTTGATAGCTCATCGTCCATTGGCAATGCTACCATTTGATTGTAAATACCGTTTGCTTGATTTTCAATTATCAAATGTTATAAATGCAAATATTCAGGCACTATTTCTATTAATGAACCAAGACGATATGCAGTCAGTATTTGATCATATTAATGGTGGAAAAGAATGGGGATTAGATTCTCTAAGAAACAAGTTTATTATGCATTTTAATAAGAAAAATCAAGAAGGTGAATATGAGCAAGGCTTTATTTCACATATTGTGGATTATTTACGAAAATCGAGTTCAGAAATAACCGTAATTATGGGAAGTAAAATGCTATGCAACATAGATTTAAAGGCAATTATTAAAATTCATAAACATAGTAATCGTGACATGACTGTAGTTTATAAACGTGTTACTTCTGAAAATATTTCTTGTGACAATTTATTAATTGATTTACAATCAGATGGAAATATTTCACTTAGTGATAATTGCAAGGAGAAATTAGAACCTAATGAAAAATACAACTTATGTATGGATATTTTTATCGTAAGAACGGAATGGCTTATAAAAGTATTAGAAAATTATGATGAAAAAGCAGAAAGCATAATCAAAATTCTTAGAGAAAAAATAAATACAATATCTTGCATGAATTATGAGTATACAGGATATTTAAGTAATATTTATGATATACAATCATATTATCGTGCTAATATGGACATGCTTAAATCAAGTAAATTTAATTCATTGCTATACTCAAATCAAAAAATATATACAAAATTGGCAAATGAAGTTCCTACTTATTATGCACAAAATTCTATTGTAAATAATAGTCACTTTGCTTCAGGATCTATAGTAGATGGAACAGTCGTAGATTCACTGATTGCTAGAAGATGTAAAATTTCTGAATCTGCCATAATTGAACAATCTATTATTATGGCAAGCGCGAATATTAAGAAGAATGCATACATAAAAAATGCTATTTTAGATAAGAATGTAATTGTAGATGAAGGTGTGCGTATAATTGGAGCTGATACTAATCCAATTATTATAAAAAAAGATAGCCATGTAAAAAATGATATTGTTAATAGGAGAAATCTATAA
- a CDS encoding glucose-1-phosphate adenylyltransferase, protein MMKTEMLAMILAGGQGTRLGALTKHIAKPAVPFGGRYRIIDFTLSNCTNSGIKEVGVVTQYQPLALNSHLGNGSSWGFDGIDSGLTILQPFSSSDGEKWFQGTAHAIYQNIAYIDQVNPEYILILSGDHIYKMNYEEMLEFHKEKNASLTVAVIEVPIDEASRFGIMNTDENSRIIEFEEKPEEPKNNLASMGIYIFNWQRLRAVLINSYSKDGQMIDFGKHVIPSYLESGENVYAFRFDGYWKDVGTIDSLWEANMEFINIENDLDMRNHNWRIYSKNTISPPHFFTETAVIKNSLIVDGCYIAGEIKDSILSTDVRVKEGSKIEKSVIMPGATIGKNVFIKNAIIGENAVVGDNATVYSEGEIYVVGNSEVIGVVSNEY, encoded by the coding sequence ATGATGAAAACAGAGATGCTAGCTATGATACTAGCAGGTGGTCAAGGAACTCGCTTGGGTGCATTAACTAAACATATTGCTAAACCAGCAGTACCATTTGGGGGGAGATACAGAATTATAGACTTTACTTTAAGTAATTGTACAAACTCAGGAATAAAAGAGGTAGGAGTTGTAACACAATATCAACCTTTAGCTTTAAATAGCCATTTGGGAAATGGCTCTAGTTGGGGGTTTGATGGTATTGATTCAGGCTTGACAATTTTGCAACCTTTTTCTAGTTCTGATGGAGAAAAGTGGTTTCAAGGGACTGCACATGCTATATACCAAAATATTGCTTATATTGATCAAGTAAATCCTGAATACATTTTGATTTTATCAGGTGATCACATATATAAAATGAATTACGAAGAAATGTTAGAATTCCACAAAGAAAAAAATGCATCTCTAACTGTTGCAGTAATAGAAGTGCCAATTGATGAAGCCTCTCGTTTTGGAATTATGAATACTGATGAAAATTCTCGTATTATAGAGTTTGAAGAAAAACCAGAAGAACCAAAAAACAATTTGGCTTCAATGGGAATATACATTTTTAATTGGCAAAGGCTTAGAGCAGTTTTAATTAATAGTTATTCTAAAGATGGTCAAATGATTGATTTTGGAAAACATGTAATTCCATCATATCTAGAGTCGGGAGAAAATGTATATGCTTTTCGTTTTGATGGGTATTGGAAAGATGTTGGAACAATTGATTCTCTTTGGGAAGCCAATATGGAGTTTATTAATATTGAAAATGATTTAGATATGCGTAATCATAATTGGAGAATTTATTCTAAAAATACAATTTCACCACCTCATTTTTTCACTGAAACAGCAGTTATTAAAAATTCTTTAATTGTAGATGGATGCTATATTGCAGGAGAAATTAAAGACTCGATTTTATCTACTGATGTACGTGTTAAGGAAGGAAGCAAAATAGAAAAAAGTGTTATTATGCCTGGTGCAACAATTGGAAAGAATGTTTTCATTAAGAATGCAATCATAGGGGAAAATGCTGTAGTAGGTGACAATGCAACAGTATATTCAGAAGGAGAAATATATGTTGTTGGTAATTCAGAAGTGATAGGGGTGGTTTCAAATGAATACTAA
- a CDS encoding PTS sugar transporter subunit IIC: MTMNSEKVQKIAYTIQTNKYLQAISNGLMSALPVLMIGSFAIMFVGIPIAPWQAFLGTSGLIKILLIPYNLSIGCLGLYASFLIAYKLAASFQKDPIIPALLSVFCFLIVTPMDNISGANMFSLTWFGVQGLFTGMIVALVATRLYVFLLDKKIVIKMPDSVPGTISNTFSGLIPAVIVGIVFITITGIFMSTGYGSFTKFIYSIIQVPLSKLGNNFFSFLIIGLIQMILWFFGMHGSLVVSSFITALYLPMDIENLAAYTAGTQVPHIITQQFYNLFFGIGGAGGTLGLCILMVFLAKSEKLKMLGKLSIIPGLFCINEPIVFGLPMVFNPIMAIPFIGVPIVQAIVAYLAIYIGLIPHVAGFQLPFGIPVVFSAFMQGGFMMALLQLALIVFSAVIYFPFFKKLDNKSLLEEQESGVVE; the protein is encoded by the coding sequence ATGACAATGAATAGTGAAAAAGTACAAAAAATTGCGTATACTATACAAACTAATAAATACTTGCAGGCAATTTCTAATGGCTTGATGTCAGCACTCCCAGTGTTGATGATTGGATCCTTTGCAATTATGTTCGTTGGAATTCCAATTGCACCTTGGCAAGCTTTTTTGGGAACAAGTGGATTAATTAAAATTCTTTTGATTCCATATAACTTATCTATTGGATGTTTAGGATTATATGCATCATTTTTAATAGCATATAAGTTAGCTGCAAGTTTTCAAAAAGATCCTATTATACCGGCATTACTTAGTGTATTTTGCTTCTTAATAGTAACACCTATGGATAATATATCTGGTGCAAACATGTTTTCACTTACTTGGTTTGGTGTACAAGGTTTGTTTACAGGTATGATAGTTGCTTTGGTAGCGACTCGTTTGTATGTGTTTCTTTTAGATAAGAAAATAGTAATAAAAATGCCAGATTCAGTTCCTGGTACTATATCAAATACCTTCTCAGGATTAATACCTGCGGTTATAGTAGGAATAGTGTTTATAACAATTACAGGAATATTTATGTCTACTGGATATGGATCATTCACTAAATTTATTTATTCAATTATACAAGTGCCATTATCTAAATTAGGTAATAATTTCTTTTCATTTTTAATTATTGGTTTAATTCAAATGATTTTATGGTTCTTTGGAATGCATGGATCATTGGTAGTAAGTAGCTTTATAACTGCGTTATATCTTCCTATGGATATAGAAAATTTAGCAGCCTATACGGCAGGAACTCAAGTACCACATATAATAACACAACAATTCTATAATCTATTTTTCGGAATTGGTGGAGCAGGAGGAACTTTAGGACTTTGTATTCTTATGGTTTTTCTAGCTAAGAGTGAAAAGTTGAAAATGTTAGGTAAACTTTCTATTATACCTGGATTATTTTGTATAAATGAACCAATTGTTTTCGGACTTCCAATGGTATTCAATCCAATTATGGCTATACCATTTATAGGGGTTCCAATAGTTCAAGCTATTGTAGCTTATTTAGCAATATATATAGGTTTAATTCCTCATGTTGCAGGCTTTCAGCTTCCTTTTGGAATACCAGTAGTATTTAGTGCTTTCATGCAGGGTGGTTTTATGATGGCGTTATTGCAATTAGCACTTATTGTCTTTTCAGCGGTTATTTATTTCCCATTTTTCAAAAAGCTTGATAATAAAAGTTTATTAGAAGAGCAAGAAAGTGGGGTAGTTGAGTAA
- a CDS encoding DUF4038 domain-containing protein, whose amino-acid sequence MNYANQKVEKWRQIILAFSSNCSYENPFIDVSIIAVFTSPSGLKLKREAYWDGENTYKISFAPIELGFWNYKIIADEESGLNNLAGEIECIEYTGDLEIYRHGFLNVHSSGRYLIYADGTPFFWLGDTHWEFAYKERWDESNHAEMDSMFKGMVKKRVDQGYNVYQTNLRSDSIMKGDKNYWIKSENGKLPNIEFYQNELDKRMHYIADLGIVNALGLAWFMSIINDVEGQKNLARYIVARYGALPIVWTLAGEVAGYNGGEEREILINGWREVALYIEKLDCYGTLQTAHYTNERPFADYYQDESWFDFTLNQAGHGDLPISPNHYREFNKKYSKKPFIEAECFYEFCSTLEENGTRMCTADMLRRVAYMSIQLGGCGYTYGAQGIWDNVWEKGEPNPMNIFNRFDITWYEAIDGIGAKQMGYMKAFYEKTRFWEFMPYEDAGNVNDNNLFGKKVPLASINESKDKMIIYYGDTARKTMKIHGLVNGEYAGTWFDPRSGEYTTAFEALNIKDGSFEFPLKKEQGDWLLVVEKTII is encoded by the coding sequence ATGAATTATGCAAATCAGAAAGTAGAAAAATGGCGTCAGATAATTTTAGCGTTTAGTAGTAATTGCAGTTATGAAAATCCTTTTATAGATGTAAGCATAATAGCTGTTTTTACATCCCCATCAGGGTTGAAGCTTAAAAGAGAGGCGTATTGGGATGGGGAGAATACCTATAAAATCTCTTTTGCACCTATAGAATTGGGCTTTTGGAATTATAAAATTATTGCAGATGAAGAATCTGGACTAAATAACCTAGCTGGTGAAATAGAATGCATTGAATATACTGGTGATTTAGAAATTTATCGACATGGATTTTTAAATGTTCATTCATCTGGAAGATATTTAATATATGCTGATGGGACTCCATTCTTTTGGTTAGGTGATACTCATTGGGAATTTGCTTATAAAGAACGTTGGGATGAGTCCAATCACGCGGAAATGGATAGCATGTTCAAAGGTATGGTTAAAAAGCGTGTAGATCAAGGCTATAATGTCTACCAAACTAATCTTAGAAGCGATTCCATTATGAAAGGTGATAAAAATTATTGGATTAAAAGTGAAAATGGGAAACTTCCTAATATTGAATTTTATCAGAATGAACTTGATAAGCGTATGCATTATATAGCGGATTTAGGGATTGTAAATGCATTAGGTTTAGCTTGGTTCATGTCAATAATCAATGATGTAGAAGGTCAAAAGAATTTAGCAAGATACATAGTAGCAAGATACGGTGCATTACCTATAGTTTGGACACTAGCAGGAGAAGTTGCTGGGTATAATGGTGGTGAAGAAAGAGAAATATTAATAAATGGTTGGAGGGAAGTTGCTTTATACATAGAAAAATTAGATTGTTATGGAACATTGCAGACTGCTCATTATACAAATGAGAGACCATTTGCAGATTATTATCAAGATGAAAGCTGGTTTGATTTTACTTTAAATCAGGCAGGACATGGAGATTTGCCAATAAGTCCTAATCATTATAGAGAATTTAATAAAAAATATTCTAAAAAGCCGTTTATAGAAGCAGAGTGTTTTTATGAGTTCTGCTCTACATTAGAGGAAAATGGAACTCGAATGTGTACAGCAGATATGCTGAGAAGAGTAGCATATATGTCAATACAGTTAGGTGGATGTGGTTATACTTATGGTGCACAGGGAATTTGGGACAATGTATGGGAAAAAGGTGAACCGAATCCTATGAATATTTTTAATCGCTTTGATATAACTTGGTATGAGGCTATTGATGGAATAGGAGCCAAACAGATGGGATATATGAAAGCTTTTTATGAAAAAACACGCTTCTGGGAATTTATGCCTTATGAAGATGCAGGCAATGTAAATGATAACAATCTTTTTGGTAAAAAAGTTCCTTTAGCATCTATTAATGAAAGTAAAGATAAAATGATTATTTATTATGGAGATACAGCAAGAAAGACTATGAAAATTCACGGATTAGTAAATGGTGAATATGCAGGAACGTGGTTTGATCCTCGAAGCGGAGAATATACAACAGCATTTGAAGCTTTGAATATAAAAGATGGGTCATTTGAATTTCCATTAAAAAAGGAACAGGGAGACTGGTTATTAGTAGTTGAAAAAACAATAATTTAA
- a CDS encoding alpha/beta hydrolase domain-containing protein, with protein MINKIKQLSITDTNYPFATAEKYCELSQKGYEETEYFMYGTANVYRSIDKNEKVEVATEDAPYINRFVVRGPKNPEACSGNVVIEIINPTSFMEIDRMWILGHKEFIRNGDIYIGITSKPNTIKKMLEFNEERYESLSWKNPTPEIPFSFEIEEALKRKNILPDIDLTYETGLFWDMLTDLAWLIRSDEEKNPLLKYPRKHLYLTGWSQSACYLFRYVNSFAYRPEVSKGSAVFDGYLTGGGVRNLIIPVNQYELLKEYDYKLSRIEKVSEPFIAVQTESENGRFESWRTMRQDSDSPDFKYRLYEVTGASHDTMYSYVNYYQNDPDLKRINHLPKYIGKHEEGNDYPSQIFFAAAFRNLFHWVRTGVAPNHCKRIKVDADGENCKDAFGNALGGLRSCLLNYPTGRYNSTSNIEVGMSFVDLDSDKDGLFGYQEAFSSGMLKELYGDIENYRKLITLDTEEQISKGFICKEDAEELIEIAIGLARKRGLK; from the coding sequence ATGATAAATAAAATTAAACAGCTATCAATAACAGATACCAATTATCCATTTGCTACTGCTGAAAAGTATTGCGAGCTATCTCAAAAAGGATATGAAGAGACAGAATATTTTATGTATGGTACAGCTAATGTGTATCGTTCTATTGATAAAAATGAAAAAGTAGAAGTAGCAACAGAAGATGCTCCGTATATTAATAGATTTGTCGTTCGTGGTCCAAAGAATCCAGAGGCTTGCAGTGGAAATGTTGTAATAGAAATAATTAATCCAACATCATTTATGGAAATAGATCGTATGTGGATCTTAGGTCATAAGGAATTTATACGAAATGGAGATATTTATATCGGTATAACTAGTAAGCCAAATACTATAAAGAAAATGTTGGAATTTAATGAAGAGAGATATGAAAGCTTATCCTGGAAAAATCCAACGCCTGAAATTCCATTTTCTTTTGAAATAGAAGAAGCCTTAAAAAGAAAAAACATATTGCCAGATATTGATCTTACATATGAGACAGGATTATTTTGGGACATGTTAACAGATTTAGCATGGTTAATACGTTCAGATGAAGAAAAAAACCCATTGCTTAAGTATCCGAGAAAACACCTTTATTTAACAGGATGGTCCCAATCAGCATGTTATCTTTTTAGATATGTAAATAGTTTTGCATATCGTCCAGAAGTTTCTAAGGGGAGTGCAGTATTTGATGGCTATTTAACAGGTGGTGGTGTACGTAATCTAATTATACCAGTAAATCAATATGAATTACTTAAAGAGTATGATTATAAATTATCAAGAATAGAAAAAGTCAGTGAACCTTTTATAGCAGTACAAACAGAAAGTGAAAATGGTAGATTTGAAAGCTGGCGTACAATGAGGCAGGATAGCGATAGTCCAGATTTTAAATATAGATTATATGAAGTTACTGGAGCTAGTCATGATACCATGTATAGTTATGTTAATTATTATCAAAATGATCCTGATTTAAAAAGAATAAATCATCTTCCTAAATATATAGGAAAACATGAAGAAGGTAATGATTATCCATCCCAGATTTTTTTTGCTGCAGCCTTTCGAAACTTGTTTCATTGGGTTAGAACTGGAGTTGCTCCCAATCATTGTAAACGTATTAAGGTTGATGCAGACGGAGAAAACTGCAAGGATGCTTTTGGAAATGCATTAGGGGGTTTAAGATCTTGCTTGCTTAATTATCCAACAGGACGTTATAACAGTACAAGTAATATAGAGGTTGGAATGAGTTTTGTAGATCTAGATTCAGATAAAGATGGTTTGTTTGGATATCAAGAAGCATTTTCTTCAGGAATGCTTAAAGAATTATATGGTGATATTGAGAATTATAGAAAATTAATCACATTAGATACTGAAGAACAAATATCAAAAGGCTTTATTTGTAAAGAAGATGCAGAGGAATTAATAGAAATAGCAATAGGGTTAGCAAGAAAAAGGGGATTAAAATAA